In Aquila chrysaetos chrysaetos chromosome 24, bAquChr1.4, whole genome shotgun sequence, the genomic stretch TCTTTTTAGAATCTTTACAGGATTAAAAATTCATGTTTGGGGAGGGGCCTTGTAATTCTGAGCTTTTTAACACACAAAATGAGCAAACTGAAACTTACTCTCTCATTTTATCTTTTAGATCAACTCATATGTAGAGTGTTGTGAGTCTATGAAGCACCTTAGCAGTTTCTTTCACTCTTCCTAGAAGGCCAGGTGCCACAGGAAAACTTCACTTTTTTGTTACAAGAATTAAGTGGCATCCAGAAACGGCAGCGGATTACCGACCTTCTGCTGAGTGGATGGCAGcaccattaaaaatgtaatatttcagaaagtttattttattctcacAATGTCCCTCTGCTCATGGCTGTTCCGGTGTTGATATTTGAGTTTATATAAAGAGCATGAACCTACCAAAGGCTATTTGTTTATGTGGTGGGCACACTTAATAAGTGAGaacaagctgctgctgttcactGAGAGTAAGTCTCTGCAGCTGAGCCATTTGAGTGGTTCTCTTGGATTAATCTATTGAAGGTTTTGTCAGAATCAAAACTCCCCGTCTAAAACAGGGCTCAGACATTAAGCCAGTGTGTTGAGCTTGCCCCCACAAACTACAGCTTATGCAGGCGGGGTTTGTGCTGTCAGTCAGGCGTGATTTTGCTGAGCGCTCTAATAGTGCACGCGCCGATTTCCCTGTGGCTGCTCAGGGACTCAGATTAAGTAGCTATGTAAGAGTTTGCTGGAGAATGATAAGCTGTCTTTTGTGTCCCGGTGAAAGAGGTTGTAAGGAGAGGCTGCATCATTGGAAATTGAATGCTCTGAATCTGGAGTATGTGAATTTTAACCTGTCTTGCTAATTTAGTCCTccaaaaatatctctgaaaacaaacactgagCAGTAGATATGCAGCATGTGGGAAGCATGTTCGGTTGCATGCTCCACGCACAAAACTATGTTGGTTTTTAAGTAGTGTTGGTTTAGTATCTGACCAATTCATATGTCTTGCAAAATACATTCTTGTAACACGCTTCCGAGCTGCTTAGTATTTCCTTTCTACAGACAGGAAATTATGGCAGAGAGGCACTTAAAATTATGAGGCTGTCCTTGATAATTGAGAATAGACCTCAATTTCCTAAATTCCTTAATCGTAAGTTAACCCATGCTCTTTTTCATTAGTCCTTGATTCATGTGGAGCCGACAGATTGCCTGCAAATTTCTGTAACGGCAAGAAGGAATTGGAACCTGGGGCCAAGCAGAAGAGATCAGAACTGCAATTTCCATTTACATGTAATTTGAGGCAGGAAGCAGTGAAGAGACTTACCCAGTGATGCACATTGCATCAGAGAAGGTTTTTGATATCCAAGTACAGTTTCCTGCAGCCTGATAATTTACTCTGTGATTAGTTTTGTTAgtaacaaagtaaaatattcttgaagtaacttttaaattacttcagttttaattttaagagtAGTAGGATTTCTGATTCAACAAAGGAAAGATCTGCCCAGATTTGAATGCCTGGGTCTGAACGCCTGGGTGtgtgaggaggctggggaagTCCCTGTTGTTCTCTAGCATTATCTGATGAGTGCATTGTCATTTTATAATTCCCGGAATTTGGCACATCATAAGCCTGGGGTGAAGCAAAGAGCAGCTAACAGGCTACTGCTCATCACTCACACAACAACAATGGGTGTGTGGAAGGATGTTAAGATTATAAATCCTAAACACTCCAGAAGATCAAGATGTTTCACTTATCTCTGCGGGTCCCGAAGGGAGAAATAAACTAGTAGATGTCTTTGAAAGGCTGCCTTGCCATTGGATGCAATGACAGTGAGACCGTAAGTCTCGGCTGAGCAAGGGGAGGTACATCCTGTAGAGTGTGAAAAACATGATTGCCTCATTGTTCTTGCAAGACCttccattattttcagtttgtttatttggtgAAGCTTTGCCAAGTTTTGAAATGAGCAGAAATCTAGAATCACCGCTGAGTCTGGGCCGTAGAATTCACTTGCGAAAGTACTTGGAgaacttttgggttttttccttaaaaagaaatatgatcCAATGCAAACACATAACACTAATATTACTACTCGCATGGGCGGACTGTTGCAGGATGGCTGTTTGATTAAGAAGGATCTGTGAATTAGCCAGGATAATTCCAGAACAAAGTTCCTAGCTTTCCTGCATTAACACTGTAAAGCTTATAACAGGTTATGACTAGTGCTGACATGGTGTGCTACTAGGGAGCTGTTTGGAATCTGACTTGGTGATGATGGGAACAGAACTGTATTTCTATATGTCTGCCTGGTAAACAATAAGCAAAGAAGTTGAGATTTGCAAAGCAGTTGTGAGAAACTGCTCAGCCAGAGAGTATCTGTCGTGCTGCCCCTCTTCCTGCTGGGGCTacttaaatgtgttttccttctctgccttcctgcagGTCTCTTCCTTCCTGGAAATTCAGCAAAGAGTTAGCGTTCCCAGGCTGTTGGATCTCTTCCATGTTAATGGATAACATTTGATATGTGCCCTGTAAATCCTGCCCTGGGACTCTGTGACCGGTGGGGTGCCTGATGCCTGTAATCCCCATTCCCCGCCGGGTCCGTTCGTTCCACGGCCCCCACACGACCTGCCTGCATTCGGCCTGTGGCCCGGTAAGGACCACTCACTTGGTGCGTACCAAGTACAACAATTTCGACATCTATCTCAAATCCCGATGGATGTATGGATTCATCCGTTTCCTGCTGTACTTCAGCTGCAGCCTGTTTACCTCCATCCTCTGGGTGGCACTCTCTATCTTGTTTTGCCTTCAGTACCTTGGCATCCGGATCTTTCTGCGTTTCCAGTACAAACTCTCCATCATCCTCCTCTTACTGGGGCGAAGGCGGGTAGACTTCAGCCTCATGAATGAACTGCTCATCTATGGAATTCATGTGACCATGCTGCTAGTGGGGGGGCTGGGATGGTGTTTCATGGTATTTGTGgatatgtaaataaaacaagcGCATGTGGGCTGAGAAGGTGACTTTTCTTCTACCCCAAAATGTGTCgatatcttcttttctttttttatataaattaatttatttatcaGTGCTACTTTTTATTGATAAATTAACGTACTTGTCTgtggaatttgtatttttttgagGGTTGAGGTGCCATTTTGATTATCAAAGTGCAATGCTTGattgggtgttttttctttgcacagcGCAAGTTAATATAAGTTTCTTCTAGTCCATAGGAGCCTACCTTGCTGCTGTTCCTGTATTCCTGTGGGCATGAAAAAGGCAGTGATTTATCTGGAGGACAGAAACCAGATAACTTTGCACCCTACGGTCTTAATCCATCTTCACCCTTTTTCTAAAAACGTTCCTTAATGTCTCAGGCATGTAATACGTATCCTACTTGACCAGTGTTATCCTTTCGCTATGTAGTTTGCATTTTGCATATTCCCCGCTAAGGATATGGGGCCAAATTCTACAGAGTATagggggtttggggtgttttggtttttttcctgttttgtttttaggtTTTTGCAAGACGTGCTTTTGACCCACTGTACTGTTCTGTTCACTTTAACGTAATTGTAGAGCTTTGAATGGCTTTGTGCTTTTCAGGCAGTTAATGCTGAGTAATTGAGTCTTACCCTAATGGAACAAATCCACTGGAGTGATGGGAGCAGAGTTTGGTATCATGTGCTCTTGAAATTCCCAGTCACGGCAAATATGTTATCATTTTGCAGCGATTAAGGGGAACCCATTGCAATGGTCCGTAGAGTTTAGATCTTGACATTTGGTTCTACTTTTCCCTGAATTGCTTAGTCCCATTTTTCTCACAGAGGTGCTCTGTCTTACAGAGTATGGTGAGATGAGACTGTCTGACCTAGGAGAGATTGAAAACAGAGTACAATCCAAAATGGCAATAATTGTTCTCTGTgattacagaaaacattctcTCTCCT encodes the following:
- the TMEM250 gene encoding transmembrane protein 250 — translated: MPVIPIPRRVRSFHGPHTTCLHSACGPVRTTHLVRTKYNNFDIYLKSRWMYGFIRFLLYFSCSLFTSILWVALSILFCLQYLGIRIFLRFQYKLSIILLLLGRRRVDFSLMNELLIYGIHVTMLLVGGLGWCFMVFVDM